The window TTGTATTGTAATGTCAAGCTGAGAAGGTTTACTGATGTGAGGTGGTGGGCACGATATTAACTGTTAATCTATTGTTGTATTGTTGCCTCAGGAATGTTTTGATTCTGTCTCGACAACGTTTGGTAGGATTCTATTCATGTTTGGATAGAACTATCAAATGCATGCTTTGTTAATTGGCCTGAGACCTTTATGAGAACCTGAAttgaatttgatttattattttgctgcttcagttctggcattatgtttcctaactctgtgttgcattctttgatttcagattctccctcagaagaaccttccttccttcgtcagtTATGATTAGCATCAGGATTTTGGGAAATGTATGTTGTTAAATGGTACTATATGAAACATTACCAATAGCAACTCTTAAAGTTTATGAGACTACAGTGAATTATTGTGCGcatatttaacaaatttaaataacaagcaaaatttgttttgaatattagaTTCATACATCAGCAGCGAAATCTGGTTGTAGTCCTTCAAGATATTGTACAGATTTATTCggtaattatttgtaaacaattctgtgttaagagttgtgaattgaacacattgtcattacagaacaggacaggacaaaaggctaaaatgaatccagaatattctttagaattccctttgaaaagtgaaactgaaggtgcattatcactaccttccataaatcaagaaaacagcaacttggctgcctttagtggaaccagtgatggagactttttgtctctggatccattgatggacatcaaaatagaaccagaggaattctgtgagtctaatgaagatgatgaatattcatatgaaatgaattcaataatgaatgaaaaacatccacaaacttgcaaaaaggaagtaaaacaagaaagaagaaatagCCACAATGGAGAGAAGCCTTTCAGATCAACTGACTGTGAGAAaacattttacaagaaaattaatcttacaaATGATATCATAAATCCGACCAAAGAGAAATTCATatgcaatgactgtgggaaagcatttcccaGGAAAAATAGTCTTACacgtcatatgagaatccataccggagagaagccattcatatgcaaggaatgtgggaaagcattttcttgtAAACCacatcttacaagtcatatgagaatccataacggagagaagccattcatatgcaaggaatgtgggaaagcattttcccacaaaCCAAGTCTTACACTTCACATGATATTGCATtctggagagaagccatatatgtgcaaggaatgtgggcaagcattttcccagaaatcacaTCTTACACGTCATATGAGGTTGCATACTGGAGGGAATCCAGTTGTGTGcaacgaatgtgggaaagcattttcccagaaatcacaTCTTACAGACCATATGAGAATCCATAATGGAGAAAAGCCATTCatatgcaaagaatgtgggaaagcCTTTTCCTTGAAATGTAATCTTATAGTTCATATGAaaatccatactggagagaagacattcatgtgcaa is drawn from Macrobrachium nipponense isolate FS-2020 chromosome 47, ASM1510439v2, whole genome shotgun sequence and contains these coding sequences:
- the LOC135204464 gene encoding gastrula zinc finger protein XlCGF8.2DB-like; translated protein: MNPEYSLEFPLKSETEGALSLPSINQENSNLAAFSGTSDGDFLSLDPLMDIKIEPEEFCESNEDDEYSYEMNSIMNEKHPQTCKKEVKQERRNSHNGEKPFRSTDCEKTFYKKINLTNDIINPTKEKFICNDCGKAFPRKNSLTRHMRIHTGEKPFICKECGKAFSCKPHLTSHMRIHNGEKPFICKECGKAFSHKPSLTLHMILHSGEKPYMCKECGQAFSQKSHLTRHMRLHTGGNPVVCNECGKAFSQKSHLTDHMRIHNGEKPFICKECGKAFSLKCNLIVHMKIHTGEKTFMCKECGKAFPHKPSLTRHMILHTGEKPYMCKECGKALSQKAHLTRHMRLHTREEKETT